Proteins encoded by one window of Lathyrus oleraceus cultivar Zhongwan6 chromosome 1, CAAS_Psat_ZW6_1.0, whole genome shotgun sequence:
- the LOC127127471 gene encoding uncharacterized protein LOC127127471 — MSMFSNFIFPPPSSIFVTTMSIISFIALGNYGISEIRGKHMNYSKFWNANNNNINSGEKLKFSSKVGMLLVYTPAFLTAAASFWIFPKEGFRSNVLHSALTLHYFKRVFESLFVHKYSASMLLDSAIPITVSYFMSTITMIYTQHLTKEFPEPSINLIYPGIMLFLIGIIGNSYHHFLLSKLRGKGEKEYKIPKGGLFGIVICPHYLFEIIEFYGMFFISQTLYSLCFAIGDTFYLLGRSYATRNWYLSKFEDFPKNVKALIPFVF, encoded by the exons ATGTCTATGTTTTCAAACTTCATATTCCCACCACCATCTTCGATATTTGTCACAACCATGTCAATTATAAGCTTTATTGCACTTGGAAATTACGGTATTTCTGAAATTAGAGGAAAGCATATGAACTATTCAAAATTCTGGAATGCAAATAATAACAACATCAACAGTGGGGAAAAACTTAAGTTTTCAAGTAAGGTTGGTATGTTGTTGGTATATACTCCTGCTTTTCTAACTGCTGCGGCGTCGTTTTGGATCTTTCCCAAGGAAGGTTTTAGATCTAATGTTCTTCATTCTGCCTTGACCCTTCACTACTTCAAGAGGGTCTTTGAG TCTCTTTTTGTTCACAAATATAGTGCTTCCATGCTTCTTGATTCAGCAATTCCCATCACTGTAAGTTACTTCATGTCAACCATAACAATGATCTACACTCAACACCTCACAAAAGAGTTTCCAGAACCATCAATTAATTTAATATACCCAGGAATTATGCTTTTTCTAATAGGCATTATTGGTAACTCCTATCATCATTTTCTTCTATCCAAATTAAGAGGAAAAGGTGAAAAGGAATACAAAATTCCAAAAGGTGGCTTATTTGGGATTGTGATATGTCCACATTATCTTTTTGAGATAATTGAGTTTTATGGGATGTTTTTTATTTCTCAAACGTTGTATTCTTTGTGTTTTGCAATTGGTGATACTTTTTATTTGTTGGGGAGGAGTTATGCTACTAGGAATTGGTATCTTTCCAAGTTTGAAGATTTTCCTAAGAATGTTAAGGCTCTGATTCCGTTTGTGTTTTAA